The window GAGAACTACCAGCAACTCGCCCACGACGGTGCACAGTCGGCCGCCGACTCGCTGTCCCAACTGACCGGTATCAAAACGAACGTTCAGATCACGAACGTCTCGTTGATGTCCTCCACGGACCTCAAACAGGAGTTCATCGGCAGCGAGTTCGCCGGTGTCAGCGTCGATCTGAACGGCGAAATCTCCGGTGAGGTCGCCCTCGCGTTCGACGAGAAGGGGCGACGAGCGATCACCGACAAGCTCGTCCCGGCCGACGATCCCGAGAAGAAGAAAAGCAGCATCGAGGAAGTCGGCAACATCATGTCGAGCGGCTTCGTCGACGGCTGGGCCAACTACCTGAACGCCAGGATCAAGAGTTCGCCGCCGACCTACATCGAGGGAACGGGGACCGACGTCTTGCCCCAGTCCGCGACCGACGGTGACGGCCACCTGTTCGTCTTCCGCAGTCGTGTCGAGGCCGGCGACGGCGTCGATAACGCCGTCGACTTCCGAATCCTGCTCGTCCCCGACTCCACCTCGCTCGAGCGGACGATGCAACCGAAGACGGCGGGCGGTATCTCCTTCGAGAAACTCGAGGTCTTCACGGATATGACCAAGGAGGGGGCCGAGAAGGCCGCGACCAACATCACCTCGATGACGGGAATCGACACCGCCGTCAACGTCAGTCGCCTGACGCTGGTGCCGATCGAGGACATCCCGAAGGCCGTCGGCAGTAAACGCTACGTCGGCACCGTCATGGAGTACGACGGGAAGATCAGCGGCTTCCTCGTGATCCTGTTCGACCAGCCCTCCGGGCGGGCCGTCGTCGACTCGCTAGTGCCGATGGAAACCGACGAACAGTGGGGCGACGTCGAACAGGAGGCGCTCAAGGAGCTCTCGAACATCATGACTAGCGGCTTCGTCGACGGCTGGGCCAACGTGTTGAACGCCGAGATCAAACACAAGCCGCCGCAGTTCGTCGCCGACACCGGTGCGTCGGTGATGAATCCGGTTACGGCTCGCATCGGCGACACCGACGATCACGCGTTCCTGCTGGACTCGAGCATCGAAACCAACAGCGATCAGGTGTTTACCTGTCAGATGCTCGCTCTGCCGCGGCGCGACGAACTCGAGCAGGCCCTGGACGACCTGCTGGTCGAGAACTCGGAGAACACGCGGGTCGATCCCGAAGAATTGTTCAAGCAGCAGAAAAACGGCGACTGAGTCGGTTCGAGTTCTCGATTTCCGTTCTGTCCGTTCTCACTGTTCTCGCTATGAGCTAATGGAGATACCTCTATGACAAGCACAGCTTTATTCCAGTGAGAGAGCACCCGAACCGGATGTTTAGACCGTATTGTCCGCTACCTGATACTGGTAGGTGACAGATTCTAGAAAGAATCGAGGCTTCGTTGGTCGTCCGTGACGCCTTTCCGACCGCCGCCACGAATCGACCTTGGATCAACGATCTCCCCAGATTCGAGGCAGCGTTCGATCCACTCGGCACGCTGACCGCCGTCCTCAAGATGATCGTACGGGTAGTGGGTGTCACCTTCAGTCAACCGATCAGTGACGACGCGAAGGGTTCGACGAAACATATCGTTCGTGTCCTGGTTGAGCAGCGAGGGATCGGCCAGCACCCAAACATCACCGTTCCACTCGAGATTGCGGCGATCGACATCGACTGACTTGGCGAGGTCGACTATGTCAACGTCGGTCGGTGGGTTCGCGTCTGTCTCTGGTTGCTCGAGGCCGCCTGCAGCGAGCTGCCGCCAGTCGTCAGTGAACTCGTGACACCACTCGCGTGCACGTGCGTGAAGCGTGCTCGA of the Halobiforma lacisalsi AJ5 genome contains:
- a CDS encoding chemotaxis protein CheC → MEIDIRELENYQQLAHDGAQSAADSLSQLTGIKTNVQITNVSLMSSTDLKQEFIGSEFAGVSVDLNGEISGEVALAFDEKGRRAITDKLVPADDPEKKKSSIEEVGNIMSSGFVDGWANYLNARIKSSPPTYIEGTGTDVLPQSATDGDGHLFVFRSRVEAGDGVDNAVDFRILLVPDSTSLERTMQPKTAGGISFEKLEVFTDMTKEGAEKAATNITSMTGIDTAVNVSRLTLVPIEDIPKAVGSKRYVGTVMEYDGKISGFLVILFDQPSGRAVVDSLVPMETDEQWGDVEQEALKELSNIMTSGFVDGWANVLNAEIKHKPPQFVADTGASVMNPVTARIGDTDDHAFLLDSSIETNSDQVFTCQMLALPRRDELEQALDDLLVENSENTRVDPEELFKQQKNGD